TTCAAGGTTTGGAAAAGAGGCCATCGAAACGACCCGAAGGATTCAAGAGGCGGACCAGACCCTCTGGCCTCCCTTTGTTCCAAAAGAAACCATCCTGGAAAAAATGGAAATGGAACCCGAAGAACGGTTGACCCGTCTTGAGCCGCTTCTCTTTTTGACTAAAACAATCATTGACCGGGCCATGATTCGGCTCAAGGGGAGGGACAAAAAGGCCTCCCTCATTCAATTCACCCTCGAGCAGGAAGCCTACTCCAAAATAAAAGAGCCGGTCCGGTCGTATTCCATCCCTCTTTCCGTCCCTCAGGGAAGAGCGGCAGGATTGTTGACGATCCTCAAAGACCGGCTGGAATTCGAATGGATTAAAAATCCGCTTGCGGCGCCTCTGGTCTCGATTACTTTTCAAATATTAGAAGCGGTGCCGGCCCAAGAAACAGAACGGGATTTTTTTCATCAGAAAGAAGAGGAAAAGGAGGCGTGGGGCTGTCTGGTATCGAGACTCTCTGAAAAACTCGGAAAAGAAAAGGTCTTTATCGCATCCGGAATTGAACGGTATCTTCCTGAAAAAAACTGGATCAAACAGGAGAATCCGTCTTTCAAACAGCCTCTCCCTTTTCCCTCAAGACCTTTACGTCTGTTCAAATCTCCCCTGGCCATTACGTTTTCCGGAAAGAATCTTTATGCCGGCCAGAAACGGTGGGAGATTGAAGCGATCGAGGGACCCGAACGTCTCTCGGGAGAATGGTGGCTTGAATCGTTTGAAAGAGATTATTTTAAAGTCACCAGCCGCTCAGGAGAAGCGCTCTGGATTTATAAAACAGCAGGGTCACAATATTATCTTCATGGGATTTTCGATTAGGTGGGCGTCTCCATCCATGTATGCCGAGCTTCAATGCAAGACCCACTATTCCTTTCTTCGAGGCGCTTCGTCCCCTGAAGAGCTGATTCATCGCGCCGCTGAAATCGGGTTAACTGCAATCGCCATCACAGATCGCGATGGCGTCTATGCCATTCCCAAAGCCTACCAGGCCGTTCGAGATCACCCTCTTCTCAAACTGATTGTCGGAGCCGATTTGACGCTTGAAAATCATCCCCGCCTGACGCTGCTGGCCCAGAACCGGAGGTCCTATGGATTATTATGCCGCATCCTGACCGCAAGCCATGCCGGCCGTCCAAAAGGGGAACCGCTCCTTTCGCTGGAAAGACTATGTCAACTTATGTCTTTACCCGGAAACGAAGGGCTCGTCGCGCTTTCCGAGGCGGGGTCTGACTTTAACTTGCTCAAAGAGCTGTTCCAGTCGAGATTATTTATTCCCCTCTCCCGGTTTCAAGACGGATTTGACAAAGAGAAAACCCAAAGAACCATCCAGATTTCTAAAACCTATGACTGCAGAATCGTGGCCACCAATGATGTTCACTATCACATTCGAAAACGGAGACCGCTTCAGGATGTCGTCACTTCCATCCGTGAAGGGAAGCCGCTGACCCATGCCGGGTATCAGCTCTTTTCAAACGGAGAACGCTATCTGAAATCGCCCCGGCAGATGACCGATTTATTTAAAGAGCTCCCCGAAACCCTCTCCCAGTCCCTTTTGATCTCGGAGGCCTGTACCTTTTCTCCGGCTGAATTAAGGTACCGGTATCCTTCTGAGTGGATTCCCGCCGGTTATACAGGAGAACGCTATCTGGAAGAACTCGTCTGGAAAGGAGCCCAGGAACGATACGCCTCCGGTATCCCTCCCGAGGTCAAAAATCAGATTCAACATGAATTATCCGTCATTCAACAGCTGCAATTTGCAGATTATTTTTTAACCCTTTACGAAATTGTCGAATTTGCCCGTCAGAAAAAGATCCTTTGCCAGGGAAGAGGATCCGCGGCCAACAGCGTCGTCTGTTACTGTCTCGGAATTACAGCCATTGATCCGGTACGGATGAATCTCCTGTTCGAACGATTCATTTCGGCAGAACGGAATGAACCGCCCGATATCGACGTGGATTTTGAACATGAACGGAGAGAAGAGGTCATTCAACATATTTATGAAAAATACGGGAGAGAGCGGGCCGCGATGGTCAGCGCCGTCGTCACCTACCGGAGAAGATCGGCATTTCGGGAGATCAGCAAGGCGTTTGGCGTGGAGGTCGGATCACTCTCTTCAAAAACCGTGGAGAAAGAATTTGAAACCTTGTCCACACATTCCGGGATACCCGACTGCAGGAAATGGATAGAAGACTTATCCGAAGAGATGGCCGGATTTCCGAGGCATTTATCCATTCATAGCGGCGGGTTTACTTTATCCGCTGATCCCATTATTGAAATGGTTCCTGTCGAGCCGGCTCGAATGGAGGGAAGGACCATCATCCAGTGGGACAAATATGATCTGGATATTTTAGGTCTTCTCAAAGTCGATATCCTGTCGCTCGGAATGCTTTCCGCCCTGAGAAAGACTCTGGATGCCGTGGGAATGAACCTGCAGCAGATTCCCCCGGAAGACCTCTCCACCTATAAAATGATCCAGAAAGGGGATACGGTCGGAACCTTTCAGGTCGAAAGCCGGGCACAGATGTCGATGCTCGGAAGGCTTCAACCTCGAAATTTTTACGATCTGGTCATTGAAGTAGCGATCGTTCGCCCCGGCCCCATTGTGGGGCAGATGGTTCATCCCTATTTAAGACGGAGGCAGGGTCTTGAAAAAGTTGAATATGACCATCCCAAACTCAAAACGATTCTGAGTAAAACTTTAGGAATCCCTTTATTCCAGGAACAGGTGATGAAAATCGCCATTGATTTGGCCGGTTTCACACCCGGGGAGGCCGATTCTTTAAGAAGAGCAATCGGGGCCTGGAGGTCAAACGGGTCGATTGAAAAGATTGGGAAAAAGCTGAAGGAAGGACTGATCAAGAGCGGATTGTCAGAATCCTTTTGTGAACGGATTTTTCAGCAACTCAAGGGATTCGCCCAGTACGGGTTTCCAGAAAGTCACGCCGCAAGTTTTGCGCTTCTGGCTTACGCTTCCTGTTATCTGAAGTGCCATTATCCCGCTGAGTTTATCACGGCCGTGCTCAACTCCCAGCCGATGGGCTTTTATGCTTCTCATACACTTATTGACGACGCCAAACGGCATGGGGTAACCGTCTATCCGGTCGATCCCAACCAATCAGATTGGAACTGCCAGGTGGAGAATGAGGGAATTCGCCTGGGCTGGAAAACGGTGAAGGGCCTTGCCCGGAAAGAGGCGGATGAAATTCTGGCCCGGAAACCCTTTCAGAATTTAGGCGATTTTTTATCCAAAACCCGCCTTCGCCGGAATAGTTTATTCAGGCTTGCCCTGGGAGATGTTTTTAAAGAGTTTGGACTGGATCAACGACACGCGCTCTGGAAAATCCTGGCGTTTCAGCGCGAACCGGATCAACCGCAGAAAATCCTCTTTCCGGAGCACCTCTTTGAATCCGAAGAGCCGCTCCATTTTAAAAAACTGGATACCTATGAAGCCATTCGAGAAGAATATGCGGCATTCAATCTTTCAACCCGGGGGCATCCGATGGAAGGGATCCGGCAACGGATCTCCCTCCCTAAAATGACCACGTTTCAGGCAAGACGCTCTCCTCCCGATACCCGGATCACCCTCGCGGGACTCTTGTTGATCAGGCAACGGCCTTCTACGGCAAAAGGCGTGACATTTGGGACGTTAGAGGACGAGCATGGATTTCTCGATATGATTCTATGGCCGGACGTTTCTGAAAGATTCAAGGAGACTTTCTTGTACGACTGTTTTCTCATCGTCAGCGGAAAGATTCAGCGGGATGGGCAGAGCGTCAGCCTCCTGGTTCAATCGATCCGGCCGATCTGGAAAGAGTCAAAAAAGTCAGAAAACGGGTTCATGATCGAACCGTATCAATATTTTTAGCTTTGTCTTGAGAAGACGGGGAAAATTTGATAAAAGAAGTCTATGTGTGGAAGAACCTATAAAACCTATACCCAAGAAGAGCTCGCTTACCGGTATCTCAATCTCAAACCCGTCGCCTTCCCTGAAATCAAACCCAATTACAACATGGCCCCTACGCAGGAAACCTGGGTGTTGAGAGAAATCAACGGGGAAAGGGAATTTGCGTCCATGCGCTGGGGACTTGTCCCCTTCTCGGCCAAAGATATACAGAGCGCTGACCGGTACAGCCTGATTAATGCAAAATCTGAAGAGATCAGCGAAAAAAGAAGTTTCAAAACCGCTTATCAGAAAAGGCGGTGCATCATTCCGATGAGCGGATTTTTTGAATGGAAAAAAGAGGGAGCAGAAGGCAAACAACCCTACTGCATTCACCTCAAAAATGACCCCATCATGAGTCTGGCCGGAATCTGGGAGCACTGGAAATCAAAGGAAGGAAACCAGGAGACAACCTCCTACGCCATCATCACCATCGCGGCTAACGAAGTGATGAAAACCATCCATCCCCGCATGCCGGTCATTCTGGATCGTCATGATGAAGAAAAATGGCTTCATTCCGAAATTGAGGTCGACGTCAAGGAACTGCTAAAACCCTGTCCGTCCGAATGGATGGAATATTATCCAGTCACCATCGCAGTCAACTCTCCAAAAAACAATCGGCCGGAAGTACTTCAACCTGCCTCTCATTGAAAACACTCCACGTAAGGGAACACCATGTCTACCGACTCTTATTTTAACACCCTCTTTTTCAAATTTCTAAACGAGTTAAAATTAAACAACAATCGGGAGTGGTTTACGGCAAATAAAATGCGATACCTCGCGGAGGTGCGCGAACCCTGTCTCAACTTTATCCGGGACTTTAGGCCCTATTTGGAAAACATTAGCCGGCACTTTGTCGCGGATGCCCGTCCCGCAGGCGGTTCCCTTTTCCGAATCCA
This window of the Nitrospirota bacterium genome carries:
- a CDS encoding error-prone DNA polymerase, whose protein sequence is MNRLKEIILKSPAAQEKRSGFIKQQGHNIIFMGFSIRWASPSMYAELQCKTHYSFLRGASSPEELIHRAAEIGLTAIAITDRDGVYAIPKAYQAVRDHPLLKLIVGADLTLENHPRLTLLAQNRRSYGLLCRILTASHAGRPKGEPLLSLERLCQLMSLPGNEGLVALSEAGSDFNLLKELFQSRLFIPLSRFQDGFDKEKTQRTIQISKTYDCRIVATNDVHYHIRKRRPLQDVVTSIREGKPLTHAGYQLFSNGERYLKSPRQMTDLFKELPETLSQSLLISEACTFSPAELRYRYPSEWIPAGYTGERYLEELVWKGAQERYASGIPPEVKNQIQHELSVIQQLQFADYFLTLYEIVEFARQKKILCQGRGSAANSVVCYCLGITAIDPVRMNLLFERFISAERNEPPDIDVDFEHERREEVIQHIYEKYGRERAAMVSAVVTYRRRSAFREISKAFGVEVGSLSSKTVEKEFETLSTHSGIPDCRKWIEDLSEEMAGFPRHLSIHSGGFTLSADPIIEMVPVEPARMEGRTIIQWDKYDLDILGLLKVDILSLGMLSALRKTLDAVGMNLQQIPPEDLSTYKMIQKGDTVGTFQVESRAQMSMLGRLQPRNFYDLVIEVAIVRPGPIVGQMVHPYLRRRQGLEKVEYDHPKLKTILSKTLGIPLFQEQVMKIAIDLAGFTPGEADSLRRAIGAWRSNGSIEKIGKKLKEGLIKSGLSESFCERIFQQLKGFAQYGFPESHAASFALLAYASCYLKCHYPAEFITAVLNSQPMGFYASHTLIDDAKRHGVTVYPVDPNQSDWNCQVENEGIRLGWKTVKGLARKEADEILARKPFQNLGDFLSKTRLRRNSLFRLALGDVFKEFGLDQRHALWKILAFQREPDQPQKILFPEHLFESEEPLHFKKLDTYEAIREEYAAFNLSTRGHPMEGIRQRISLPKMTTFQARRSPPDTRITLAGLLLIRQRPSTAKGVTFGTLEDEHGFLDMILWPDVSERFKETFLYDCFLIVSGKIQRDGQSVSLLVQSIRPIWKESKKSENGFMIEPYQYF
- a CDS encoding SOS response-associated peptidase, whose protein sequence is MCGRTYKTYTQEELAYRYLNLKPVAFPEIKPNYNMAPTQETWVLREINGEREFASMRWGLVPFSAKDIQSADRYSLINAKSEEISEKRSFKTAYQKRRCIIPMSGFFEWKKEGAEGKQPYCIHLKNDPIMSLAGIWEHWKSKEGNQETTSYAIITIAANEVMKTIHPRMPVILDRHDEEKWLHSEIEVDVKELLKPCPSEWMEYYPVTIAVNSPKNNRPEVLQPASH